ATAGAGAAGGGTTGTAAATCGTAAAAGTAGAAGTCAATCAACAGAAACTTTAAACCAATAACAACTACTCATTCATTTCCTTATAGGTTGCTACTGCGGACGGTGAAATCCGGTTGAGATAACGGAAAATCCAATATTTGAAAATCGTATCGAGAATCACTGGGAATGTCGCGATAAATAGGAAAATGAAATTACGACTGGGTGGAATGCCCAAATGCTCGGACACGCCTTCCAAGATCACTTCCCAACCGTGGGGAGAGTGGAATCCGACAAAGACATCGGTAAACAGAATGATGATAAATGCCTTGGCACTATCACTCAAACCATAGACAATTTCGTCAATAAAGCCCTTCACCGCTTCGATCTGTGCCTGGCCTCGCGTCAGGATGAAGATAAAAGCGATCACCCCAGACAGGTCGGCGATCCAGTTTTTAATTGCATTGGCACTCCGATGGGAATAATCCTTCGCGATCGCCTTCACCCGATCGCGCACTTTTTCCTCCTGAGCTTCCACCTCCGGGGCTTCCAGTCCGAGGGTTTCCCGCAGTAACGTTTCAAATTTCATACGTTCCTCAAAGGTCGTCAAACTCTTGAGAGCCTGCTCGGTCATTTCACCGTTGAGGAAAATCTTGTTGGGGTTCGTGATCGTAAATTGTCGGCTGATCCAATGGCCGGGAATAAACCGATCGGACAACGCCACATTCCGCACAGACACTTGCACCAAAATCGGGACTGCAACCAGCGTCAGGATGAAGCGAATGGCCATTTTTGTCCGTTGCCGCTTGACCTGAAAGTCTTGCATGACTTCATATTCGGCATTGGGATCGAGTTCCTGTTTCAGCCGACCGATCGTTCCCAAAATCGATCGGGGCAACACTCCCGTCTTATCGGAAATGGTTTCCAGATTACTCAGCGTATCCGACTTTCTAGCAGTCCTAGCCTGCTGATCAGCCAGGATCTGAGCGGATAAATTGGCGCTGCCGGATAAATTGGCGCTGCCATTGTAGTTGTTGATGGGCAAATTCCCCGATCGGGGCGGGGTGGCGGGTGATCCATAGGGCGTTGTTGGTGCGTCCAGGGGAACCAAAGCCGTAGAGACATTACCCCGCGACACCTGATACCGGGCCAGAATTTGATCGACAAACTGTAACTTTTCCAAGGAGATGGCTGTCCGTTCTTTGCTGGGGCGCACTAAGCGTCCAGACTCCGGCGGGGTGCTGTAACTCTCGCCACTCCCAGATTGGGGTAATTGGCGATCGGCTTTGGGATTGGTGACATTGAGGGTCGATCGACTCAAGCGAAACTCAGATAACCGTAGGCGAATGGTTTTGAGGTGTTTGTTGAGTTCCTGCTCAAAGTAAGCATAGGTTTCCTGTCCCACCTGACTATGGTTCGGACTGATTTTTTGTCCTCCAAAGTGCTCGTTTTCCAATGCCTGAATCATTAAGGCGGCATCATAGGCTTCATCCAGTGCCCGATCGGGTGTGGTCAGATACCATTGTTCAGCGCGTTGCAGATAAACACGAAGGCGAGAAAGAAAACTAACCATAATTGATGATGAGGCGGCTTTTCTCCGGAGGATGAATTAAATCCTAATGGACGAAAATATTCAAGTGCTCTAGACAACATTGCACAGCTTATTCTATGCTCGCCATTCCGAAAGATCTATCTCAGAACTAACCAAATTTCTAATCGATCGCTGTGACAAACCGATCAGGCTTCAATCAGTCAGCCGAGATCAGCCAGACTAGAATAGAGCTTCCCTAGGTTTTTTGCTATGGCAGATCAGGTGTTCGATCGTACAAGTTCTCCCTCCCGCTCCCATCCCGCTGCGCCTTCCAGACTGGCTCCATCCCCTGCACCGGGAGCCCCGCATCACACCGAGACCTCACCCAGCGATCGCCCTAACGCCTATTGGATTACCGGCTCTAGCCGTAGCGGCAAAACCCAAGCGCTGATCGATCAGTTTTGTTTATGGGCGAACGGGACTCGGCAGAGCTATCCGACGCTGCCCACCTTTCCAGGGGTGCTCGTGCTCTCGGCGATCGGAGACAACCGTATTGACTTGGCCGATCGGCTCACCGCTGCCACCCAGGCCCAGTATCCCTTCCGGGCCACCACGCCCCTCGGGTTCTTTGAAGATGAGGTGGTGCTGTTTTGGTCGTTGCTGATTGAGAAGCTGGACTTGGCGGCGCAATTCCCCCTGCGGCTGCGACCGGAGAACGAACAGGAATTGGCCCAACGGCTCTGGCAACCGGCTATCGATCGGGCGGTGGGTCAAACGGGCATCCGCGAAGCGAAGTTAGTCCGCCGCTTGCTGGATTTGATGCAATTGGCGGCCTTGGGCGGAATGGCGCTCCAGGATCTCCCGATCGTCCTGACCCAGGGGTTAGGCTCCCAATCCACCGAACTGCCCCTGCCCTACGACACCGTGCGGGATCTGCTGCTGCAATGGCGATCGTGGTGTTTGCAGCGCGGCCTGCTGACCTACAGCCTGGTTGCGGAACTCTACGGCCAAGTGCTGTTGCCCGATCCCCTCTACCGAGAGAAATTACAAAGCCGCTACACCGCCCTGTTCGCCGACGATGTGGATGAATATCCGGCGATCGTGCGGCCCCTGATAGAGCAGTTTCTGGACGCCCATGCACCTACAGTCCTGACCTATAACCCTAACGGGGGCATTCGCCTAGGGTTGGGGGCGGATCCGGAGTATTTGGCAAGCCTGCGCGATCGCTGCCAGGTAATTGAACGATCGGCAAATCCGGCGGCCTCTCTGCTGGCGGAGGTGGGTGAAGCGGTGATTGAACTGGCGATCGCGCCGACGTTTTTCCCGCCCAGCTTGCCCAACAGCATCCAGTCTCTGCAAACGGGAACCCGTGCCCAACTGCTGCGCCAAACCAGCGAGCTCATTCTAGAAGGCATCCAGCGGGGGCAGGTGGAACCGAGCGATGTGGCGATTATTGCCCCCGGTTTGGAACCGATTTCCCGCTATGCCTTGACCAATATTCTGACTAGCCAAGGGGTGCGGGTGGAGAATTTGAACGAACAGCGCCCACTGACCTCGGTGGCGATCGTGCGGGGCTTGCTGTCGCTGCTGACGCTGGTTTATCCCGGTTTGGGACGGCGGATCAAACGGGATGCGATCGCGGAAATGTTAGGGGTTTTGAGCTTGGGGGCGATCGATCCGGTGCGGGCGGGACTGCTGGCCGATCACTGCTTTGAACCCCATCCGGAAACGCCGCGTCTGTTGCCTAGCCAGGTGTTTGCCCGCTGGGATCGCCTGGGTTACCAAGCCAGCCAAGCCTACGAAGATCTGGTGCAGTGGATTGCGAATCAGCAAGCTCAACTGAGTCAGCGCATGATTGCGACGCCGGTGGTGCTGCTCGATCGGGCGATCCAAAAATTTTTCCAGGGGGGAACCCATCTGCCCTTTGAGCAGGTGGCCAGTTTGCGGGAGTTGATGGAAACAGCGCAGCACTATTGGGAGGTAGAAGCCCGACTGCGGTTAAGGGATTCCCGTGCCCAAGTTGAGGCTCAAGTCGAGGCTCAAGTTCAGGCTCAAGTCGAAGCCCGGATCGAGGCTCAACCCATTGCCCGGTTTATCCAACTGCTGCGGGCGGGGGCGGTGACGGCGAATCCCTTCCCCGTGCGTCCGATCGGCCCTGCCCGGAATGCTGTTACCCTGGCTACCGTGTTCCAGTACCGTTCCAGTCGCCGATCGCACCGTTGGCAGTTCTGGTTGGATGCGGGCAGTCCGCGCTGGCTGAGTGGGGTGGATTCGTTGTTTGCGGCTCCGTTGTTTTTGCAAGGTTGGTCGGGGCATCTCTGGACGGTGGATGACACCCAGGCGGCCAATGAACGGCGGTTGCAACGGATTCTCACCGATCTGCTGAGCTGCACCCAGGAGCAGGTGGTGCTTTGTTACAGTGACTTGGCTTCTAACGGTCAGGAACAGACGGGGGTATTGTTGTCGTTGGTCAATGCGGCGGCTCCGATCGGGCTGGGGGACGATCGGGCGGTTGAGGCAGAAACGATCGTGATCGATCGTTGAGTTCTGCTGGATCGAGTAAAATTTTGCAGCTTGGGTCGCTGACTCTCTCAAGATTGGGCGACACTTAAAGCTAGGCCAGCAACGGATTTTTGACGATCGGGAACGGAAACGAACTATGGCACTTTCCTTTAAACAACTGGCGATCGGGGTTTCTTTGGTCGCGATCGGGAGTGGTGTGGGACTGATCACGGCCAGTTGTGTGCGCAATGGTGCGAAAAATCCTGAAGGTTCTCCTCCGGCTCCCGTCAGCTCGACCCAGGCCAATCCACCAACGCAGTCAGCCCCCAGTGTGAATAATCCCAACTTTATTGCCGATGCGGTGGAGCGGGTGGGGCCTGCGGTGGTGCGGATTAATGCGGCTCGTCGGGTTGCGAATGCTCCCGATGCGTTCCAAAATCCGTTGTTGCGGCGCTTTTTTGGCGATCAGATGCCAGAGCAGCAACCGGAGCGGGTGGAACGGGGCACGGGTTCGGGCTTCATTTTGACGACGGATGGCCGGATTTTGACCAATGCCCATGTGGTGGCGGAGGCGGATGAGGTGAATGTGGTGCTGAAGGATGGCCGATCGTTTAAGGGGAAGGTTTTGGGCTTAGATCCGGTGACGGATGTGGCGGCGATTAAGATTGATGCCCAGAATTTACCGACGGTGAAGTTGGGGGATTCCGATCGCTTGATTCCGGGGCAATGGGCGATCGCGATCGGCAATCCCCTAGGACTCGATAACACAGTGACGGCGGGGATTATCAGTGCGACGGGGCGATCGAGTCGGCAGGTGGGCATTTCGGACAAGCGTATTAATTTCATCCAAACCGATGCGGCGATTAATCCGGGGAATTCCGGTGGCCCGTTGCTCAATGATCGGGGCGAGGTGATTGGGATTAATACGGCGATTCGGGCCGATGCCCAGGGGTTGGGGTTTGCGATTCCGATCGCGACGGCGCAACGCATTGGGGATCAGCTTTTCAGCAAAGGCAAGGCCTCTCACCCGTTCCTGGGGATTCAAA
The window above is part of the Alkalinema sp. FACHB-956 genome. Proteins encoded here:
- a CDS encoding proton extrusion protein PcxA; the protein is MVSFLSRLRVYLQRAEQWYLTTPDRALDEAYDAALMIQALENEHFGGQKISPNHSQVGQETYAYFEQELNKHLKTIRLRLSEFRLSRSTLNVTNPKADRQLPQSGSGESYSTPPESGRLVRPSKERTAISLEKLQFVDQILARYQVSRGNVSTALVPLDAPTTPYGSPATPPRSGNLPINNYNGSANLSGSANLSAQILADQQARTARKSDTLSNLETISDKTGVLPRSILGTIGRLKQELDPNAEYEVMQDFQVKRQRTKMAIRFILTLVAVPILVQVSVRNVALSDRFIPGHWISRQFTITNPNKIFLNGEMTEQALKSLTTFEERMKFETLLRETLGLEAPEVEAQEEKVRDRVKAIAKDYSHRSANAIKNWIADLSGVIAFIFILTRGQAQIEAVKGFIDEIVYGLSDSAKAFIIILFTDVFVGFHSPHGWEVILEGVSEHLGIPPSRNFIFLFIATFPVILDTIFKYWIFRYLNRISPSAVATYKEMNE
- a CDS encoding recombinase family protein, with amino-acid sequence MADQVFDRTSSPSRSHPAAPSRLAPSPAPGAPHHTETSPSDRPNAYWITGSSRSGKTQALIDQFCLWANGTRQSYPTLPTFPGVLVLSAIGDNRIDLADRLTAATQAQYPFRATTPLGFFEDEVVLFWSLLIEKLDLAAQFPLRLRPENEQELAQRLWQPAIDRAVGQTGIREAKLVRRLLDLMQLAALGGMALQDLPIVLTQGLGSQSTELPLPYDTVRDLLLQWRSWCLQRGLLTYSLVAELYGQVLLPDPLYREKLQSRYTALFADDVDEYPAIVRPLIEQFLDAHAPTVLTYNPNGGIRLGLGADPEYLASLRDRCQVIERSANPAASLLAEVGEAVIELAIAPTFFPPSLPNSIQSLQTGTRAQLLRQTSELILEGIQRGQVEPSDVAIIAPGLEPISRYALTNILTSQGVRVENLNEQRPLTSVAIVRGLLSLLTLVYPGLGRRIKRDAIAEMLGVLSLGAIDPVRAGLLADHCFEPHPETPRLLPSQVFARWDRLGYQASQAYEDLVQWIANQQAQLSQRMIATPVVLLDRAIQKFFQGGTHLPFEQVASLRELMETAQHYWEVEARLRLRDSRAQVEAQVEAQVQAQVEARIEAQPIARFIQLLRAGAVTANPFPVRPIGPARNAVTLATVFQYRSSRRSHRWQFWLDAGSPRWLSGVDSLFAAPLFLQGWSGHLWTVDDTQAANERRLQRILTDLLSCTQEQVVLCYSDLASNGQEQTGVLLSLVNAAAPIGLGDDRAVEAETIVIDR
- a CDS encoding HhoA/HhoB/HtrA family serine endopeptidase; protein product: MALSFKQLAIGVSLVAIGSGVGLITASCVRNGAKNPEGSPPAPVSSTQANPPTQSAPSVNNPNFIADAVERVGPAVVRINAARRVANAPDAFQNPLLRRFFGDQMPEQQPERVERGTGSGFILTTDGRILTNAHVVAEADEVNVVLKDGRSFKGKVLGLDPVTDVAAIKIDAQNLPTVKLGDSDRLIPGQWAIAIGNPLGLDNTVTAGIISATGRSSRQVGISDKRINFIQTDAAINPGNSGGPLLNDRGEVIGINTAIRADAQGLGFAIPIATAQRIGDQLFSKGKASHPFLGIQMMELTPELQEQINNDPDANLQITQSSGVLIVRVGRGSPAAQGGLKAGDIVQKVNGQPIKTSGDVQDKVEASTIGQGLTFEVLRGNQTVTVEVRPGEYPTQRQSDEPR